A genomic window from Purpureocillium takamizusanense chromosome 2, complete sequence includes:
- a CDS encoding uncharacterized protein (TransMembrane:1 (o12-35i)~EggNog:ENOG503NZRY~COG:Q), whose amino-acid sequence MPALHVELGSVPYAYLLASWAIILFFVYPFILYLYDAKGLRKFPNMSTFSGMSNLPFMILAHGGNRSTHLATLHKKEPVLRMGPNSLSFGRVQAIKDIYGHGTPCIKEESYVLTAGTHYHLADVVNKAEHARKRKVLSSAYALKNLERWEHKVADKVDRMLAQIDKRCSAPLPKGQSRVSPQEEEEEHLVDFRAWINFFSLDAIADIGLSERLGLLDQGHDRVMAQRPDGTTFEVGLRECLYPTARKQSLLLWSYDYYKILDKLANVIPFYRRMSKSGAGWEAIVLRRANLRLERYRAAEKLDDFFHALMEDKNGTPHGLEWGEIVAEINIMMNAGSVTTAIAITNVLYQLLRHPRTMRLLREELDTALEPEERIAPYDKVKHLPYLRACLDESLRLFPPTPHGLPRKTPPEGMYIMGRYVPGNTTVSISALVAHRDETVFPDAEQFLPERFLGENGRALQSSFISFSAGARGCIGRNISYLEQAVLLASLVHRYEFAMVEGFELQRLETMNHILGPMPLKVWRRR is encoded by the exons ATGCCTGCTCTTCACGTTGAGCTTGGCTCCGTGCCGTATGCGTACTTGCTCGCCTCCTGGGCAAtcatcctcttcttcgtgTATCCTTTCATCTTGTACCTTTATGATGCCAAAG GTCTCCGAAAGTTCCCCAACATGTCAACTTTCTCGGGCATGTCGAATCTGCCATTCATGATCCTGGCGCACGGCGGCAACCGCTCTACACATCTAGCAACGCTACACAAGAAGGAGCCTGTTCTGCGCATGGGGCCAAACAGCCTCTCGTTTGGCCGCGTAcaggccatcaaggacatcTACGGCCACGGCACCCCCTGCATCAAAGAAGAGTCCTACGTCCTCACCGCCGGCACGCACTACCACCTCGCTGACGTCGTCAACAAGGCCGAGCACGCCAGGAAGCGCAAGGTCCTGTCCTCGGCGTATGCCCTGAAGAACCTGGAACGGTGGGAGCACAAGGTCGCCGACAAGGTCGATCGCATGCTCGCCCAGATTGACAAGCGGTGctccgcgccgctgcccaaaGGCCAGAGCCGCGTCAGCCcccaggaggaggaggaggagcatcTCGTCGACTTCCGCGCCTGGATCAACTTCTTCTCCCTCGATGCCATCGCAGACATTGGCCTCTccgagcgcctcggcctgctcgaccaGGGCCATGACCGAGTCATGGCGCAGAGGCCCGACGGGACGACATTCGAGGTCGGCCTCCGAGAGTGTCTCTACCCAACGGCGCGAAAGCAGTCCCTTCTTCTGTGGAGCTACGACTACTACAAgatcctcgacaagctcgccAACGTCATCCCGTTCTACAGGCGGATGTCCAAGTCTGGCGCCGGCTGGGAGGCCATCGTGCTCCGGCGGGCAAACCTGCGGCTCGAGCGCTACCGAGCAGCAGAGAAGCTGGACGACTTCTTCCACGCGCTCATGGAGGACAAGAACGGCACGCCCCACGGCCTGGAGTGGGGGGAGATTGTCGCCGAGATCAACATCATGATGAACGCGGGGAGCGTCACCACGGCCATTGCCATCACCAACGTCTTGTACCAGCTGCTGCGACACCCACGCACCATGCGTCTTCtccgcgaggagctcgacaCCGCGCTGGAGCCCGAGGAGCGCATCGCGCCGTACGACAAGGTGAAACATCTCCCGTACCTGCGCGCCTGTCTCGACGAGTCGCTGCGTCTCTTCCCCCCGACGCCCCATGGGCTCCCGCGGAAGACGCCTCCCGAGGGCATGTATATCATGGGCCGCTACGTGCCGGGGAACACCACCGTTAGCATATCCGCTCTGGTCGCTCACCGTGACGAGACTGTGTTCCCCGACGCGGAGCAGTTCCTGCCTGAGCGCTTCCTGGGTGAAAACGGTAGGGCGCTTCAGTCATCGTTTATCAGCTTCTCGGCTGGGGCACGGGGCTGCATCGGTCGCAACATTTCGTACCTCGAGCAAGCGGTGTTGTTGGCGTCGCTCGTGCATCGCTACGAGTTTGCCATGGTGGAGGGAttcgagctgcagcggctggaAACGATGAATCACATCTTGGGGCCCATGCCGCTCAAGGTCTGGAGGAGAAGATAG
- a CDS encoding uncharacterized protein (EggNog:ENOG503PE0A) encodes MQQAPLSPDVDIHSMRKLTHGCDDRTWTNRMLLHLADAVTYCHAEERSTATYDRLTSYSATWMESRPPSFNPVYVRTLLGTMFPQIWLLNDVVVAGLQYYHLVKILLLSHNPRVPLLGAAQRTAKERGDALIREDVRTICGIAESMDGVHPAHLVACMAISLVGDRFTERDEQTALLRLLTKTRDTFGWSASFAIRYLQESWSWA; translated from the exons ATGCAGCAAGCGCCACTATCTCCAGACGTCGACATACACAGCATGCGCAAACTCACGCATGGCTGTGATGACCGCACATGGACCAACAGGATGCTGCTtcacctcgccgacgccgtcacgTATTGCCACGCCGAGGAGCGTAGCACGGCAACGTACGACCGTCTGACAAGCTACTCGGCCACGTGGATggagtcgaggccgccatcgtTCAATCCGGTGTATGTAAGGACATTGTTGGGGACAATGTTTCCGCAAATATGGCTCTTgaacgacgtcgtcgtcgctgggcTTCAGTACTATCACCTTGTCAAGATTCTTCTCCTTTCGCACAACCCGCGGGTGCCActgctgggcgcggcgcagaggacggccaaggagcgcGGCGAT GCGCTCATCAGAGAGGATGTCCGAACTATCTGCGGAATTGCCGAGTCAATGGACGGCGTTCACCCTGCTCATCT AGTCGCGTGTATGGCGATATCTCTGGTCGGGGATCGATTCACAGAGAGAGACGAACAAACTGCGCTCCTGCGTCTATTGACAAAGACCAGGGATACGTTCGGGTGGTCCGCTTCATTTGC TATTCGCTACCTTCAAGAATCCTGGAGCTGGGCATAA